A single genomic interval of Odontesthes bonariensis isolate fOdoBon6 chromosome 3, fOdoBon6.hap1, whole genome shotgun sequence harbors:
- the LOC142377929 gene encoding putative selection and upkeep of intraepithelial T-cells protein 1 homolog, which yields MVEKVFDWKMDGHKEVFYYDAGIHYNNGFSGQDEQFKGRVVHFPEQLKFGNASIMIKNTKKGDGGDYNCIFPRLPSGEQRFRIQLDVVDPPPKVSVGILKTTEDGVRLKCDVAGASSEPAVEWQDSDGNILPAEEPQVSRRGGLYDVSLQISVKKTKTNLFRCVAKQEDSGHVVDEIVVPDKQFQFHPCSDVWIGLGFSGVLNVALLALVAFLLLYIRRLKKKGKF from the exons ATGGTGGAGAAGGTCTTTGACTGGAAGATGGATGGACACAAGGAGGTCTTCTATTATGATGCTGGTATTCATTACAACAACGGATTTTCAGGTCAAGATGAGCAGTTCAAAGGAAGAGTCGTTCATTTTCCAGAACAGCTAAAGTTTGGGAATGCCTCCATAATGatcaaaaacacaaagaaagggGACGGAGGAGACTACAATTGTATTTTCCCTCGTCTTCCATCAGGAGAACAAAGATTCAGAATCCAACTTGATGTTGTTG ATCCACCTCCAAAGGTTTCTGTTGGGATACTTAAAACCACAGAGGACGGGGTGCGGCTAAAGTGTGACGTCGCAGGTGCTTCTTCAGAACCTGCCGTAGAGTGGCAGGACAGCGATGGAAACATTCTTCCTGCTGAGGAGCCACAGGTCTCACGCAGAGGAGGCCTCTATGACGTTTCCCTCCAGATCTCtgtgaaaaagacaaagaccAACCTCTTCCGCTGTGTAGCCAAACAAGAGGACAGCGGCCATGTTGTTGATGAGATCGTTGTGCCAG ATAAGCAGTTTCAGTTCCATCCTTGTTCTGATGTGTGGATAGGTCTGGGATTTTCTGGAGTTCTAAATGTTGCTCTCTTAGCTCTGGTTGCtttcttattattatacatCAGACGACTCAAGAAGAAAGGTAAATTCTGA